In the Candidatus Hydrogenedentota bacterium genome, one interval contains:
- a CDS encoding dipeptidase, with product MADVDPLEIHRKTVVIDGANPSKYGEALVQQLLVGGVTAVNATVAVLDNFKDTMLRICTWRRMFSQFETTMMPIRQTEDLDAAKQYGKLGVILGLQNTAAIEEELELIPVLKGMGIRVMQLTHNERNYVADGCFERVDAGLSRFGIEVIRCMNEHGVLVDVSHAGPKSTLEAIERSERPVASTHSSPESLYDYPRNKTDDQIKLLAQKGGVFGCTFWPSCLKKGSKATVVDYVDTIEYVADLVGINFVSVASDFFINRNKKELQKYRAGRSKSWWTLKVDWPVVMPEGLREPEDYSNITIELVKRGYSERDIAKILGGNLIRLFEQVW from the coding sequence ATGGCGGATGTTGACCCCCTTGAAATCCACCGGAAGACGGTCGTTATTGACGGCGCCAATCCCAGCAAGTACGGTGAGGCGCTCGTGCAGCAGCTGCTTGTTGGGGGTGTCACGGCGGTGAATGCCACCGTCGCCGTTCTCGACAACTTCAAGGATACCATGCTCAGGATCTGCACGTGGCGCCGGATGTTCAGCCAATTCGAGACAACAATGATGCCCATCCGCCAAACCGAGGACCTCGATGCGGCGAAGCAATACGGCAAACTGGGCGTCATCCTCGGTCTGCAGAATACCGCGGCCATCGAAGAAGAGCTCGAGCTCATTCCCGTCTTGAAGGGCATGGGTATTCGCGTTATGCAATTGACCCATAACGAGCGCAACTACGTTGCGGATGGATGTTTCGAGCGGGTGGACGCCGGCTTGTCGCGGTTTGGCATCGAGGTCATCAGGTGTATGAACGAGCACGGGGTTCTCGTGGATGTGTCGCACGCGGGTCCCAAGAGCACCCTCGAAGCCATCGAACGCTCCGAGCGGCCCGTGGCGAGCACACATTCGAGTCCGGAATCACTTTATGACTACCCGCGCAACAAGACCGATGACCAGATCAAACTGCTCGCGCAGAAGGGCGGGGTGTTTGGGTGCACCTTCTGGCCGTCTTGTTTGAAGAAGGGCAGCAAAGCGACCGTCGTTGACTACGTGGATACCATTGAATACGTGGCGGACCTGGTCGGCATCAATTTTGTGTCGGTTGCGAGCGATTTCTTCATCAATCGCAACAAGAAGGAGTTGCAGAAGTACCGCGCCGGCCGCAGTAAATCCTGGTGGACCTTGAAGGTGGATTGGCCTGTTGTGATGCCCGAGGGACTTCGCGAGCCGGAAGACTATTCCAACATCACCATCGAACTGGTCAAACGGGGATATAGCGAACGGGATATCGCGAAGATCCTGGGCGGCAATCTGATCCGTTTGTTTGAGCAGGTGTGGTAA
- a CDS encoding CPBP family intramembrane metalloprotease: protein MKYPRLREQVRIGGVDVNLRMAIVLWLTVVLPMLLCYHGRFLRTWLRPIGLEAWGSGALGEGHTQFVLFFLVPVAAVLLMGDSPRDYGLRLGKWKEGLVWLLVVCPAIFVMLLLVVRGGSLEHMYRKMYYDDALAEMGPVMRQIRMLYSTGILLWGWEYLLRGFCLFGLARILGPGPAIFIQMAPFALLHIGKPEIEAMSTWLSGVGFGFVAWRTQSFLYAFLIHWFMLVMTVLVATGTFG, encoded by the coding sequence ATGAAATACCCCAGACTGCGTGAACAGGTTCGCATTGGCGGAGTGGACGTGAACCTCCGCATGGCAATCGTCTTGTGGCTTACAGTGGTGCTCCCGATGCTTCTCTGTTACCACGGCAGGTTTCTTCGTACGTGGCTGCGTCCGATCGGACTCGAGGCGTGGGGGTCGGGTGCTTTGGGAGAAGGGCATACCCAATTCGTGCTGTTTTTTCTTGTGCCTGTTGCCGCGGTTTTGCTGATGGGAGATTCGCCCCGAGACTACGGCCTTCGCCTGGGAAAATGGAAAGAGGGCTTGGTGTGGCTTTTGGTGGTCTGCCCGGCAATCTTTGTCATGTTGTTGTTGGTCGTTCGCGGGGGTAGCCTCGAGCACATGTACCGCAAGATGTACTACGACGACGCTCTCGCCGAAATGGGGCCGGTGATGAGACAAATCCGCATGTTGTACTCCACCGGAATTCTGCTTTGGGGTTGGGAGTACCTTCTCCGGGGTTTCTGCCTGTTTGGCCTTGCGCGCATCCTTGGGCCCGGTCCGGCCATCTTCATTCAGATGGCGCCCTTTGCCTTGCTTCACATCGGCAAACCGGAAATCGAAGCGATGTCGACATGGCTTTCGGGGGTGGGCTTCGGTTTTGTGGCGTGGCGCACGCAGTCGTTTCTCTACGCCTTCTTGATTCACTGGTTCATGCTGGTGATGACTGTCCTTGTCGCAACGGGGACGTTCGGATAG
- a CDS encoding glycoside hydrolase family 20 zincin-like fold domain-containing protein: MAPFLVALALTAAQLPLTPVPQRVELDEKRVFRLSPVDPIVLADDRVAERDTAVGLIRSASGFELPVATAATHPAGARGLYIGELGQHESLKHRKLAKILDFGKPPSEQGYFLRVTEDMVVVAGADPAGTFNGVQTLCQLIGEQGQIPCVTIEDAPDLGWRGAWVGGPLSGEQMDAFAALKCNLIAFENDDFLDLTAERLAAWREVFEDARLRHIEPVPVVRTLKDVIPFLKRHPEAAVARTVTEKVRLEEDNWALLSHPNVLETPESPITVVLNTKPFQQGPDYAIDRGDFAYPYKATNAPWLIRGNIGGRIPDGAAVTVTYAYVPVGAADCVPFGEGTEQAWLDMLETISRELKPRFIAARHDWPGGVFEDPRVIKRNVSNESVKAQSVQALDKLARRAEPEVRLLVISDAFRGQRSHVRELAANLPRTAAYILETGEPETGSPEDVASVLEPWQSEGLEIFGKPHPSVASAYAWGSDVTGSENRLRGLLMPLGTGTAPSAAFRIAMQKSWAAGKWRSVWPEALNAYFEADLWEPQYGEAAAAVASHIDRRTLAGVTPEKTYDAFRSYKSQRGSSLPEDDPQVKLVSALMANMTEYLALERSFDQNQGSSTLQKLVSLVQRQTALDPQADKDRAQRIIDTIKTKGLFVPSSILFGRYLLPFREMTLISGHRPIEIVAEPQYTDTEHTAEATYDFLAEPGPICRVDFDTVGAADVTLEQSRDGKAFSAMQQWTSGQRGGVRAPLILDKPVRTRYLRITVKAPAEQAVLRNPRVFALKGPAVGVCGRTDTAPVLDGSFKEKCWPTEPQAEGFVLADTKVFAAAQTTFWLCASRDTLYVAAYAREPRMTTMAAAKTGRDASLENDEHLLVTLQAPGGVVFAFAVNPLGAQFDSLEGDAAWNGDWKVFTASYGEGWAAEFAIPFKVFGIQPKRGEAWQMNFARFRNNVHKERSAWAYDPKTDRVSEWGNMIFD, from the coding sequence ATGGCTCCCTTCTTGGTCGCTCTGGCATTGACCGCTGCTCAGCTCCCGTTAACCCCGGTGCCCCAGCGGGTCGAACTTGACGAGAAACGTGTTTTCAGGCTTTCCCCGGTTGATCCCATCGTATTGGCCGACGACCGGGTGGCGGAACGCGACACAGCCGTTGGGCTAATCCGCAGCGCCTCCGGGTTCGAGCTGCCGGTGGCGACCGCCGCTACTCACCCGGCGGGCGCACGCGGTCTTTATATTGGCGAGCTCGGCCAGCACGAAAGCCTGAAACATCGCAAGCTCGCCAAAATCCTGGACTTCGGGAAGCCGCCGTCCGAACAGGGATATTTCCTGCGCGTTACGGAGGATATGGTCGTCGTCGCGGGAGCCGACCCGGCGGGGACATTTAACGGCGTACAAACGTTGTGCCAGCTCATCGGGGAACAGGGGCAGATCCCCTGCGTCACCATTGAGGATGCGCCCGACCTGGGATGGCGCGGTGCGTGGGTCGGGGGGCCGCTATCCGGCGAGCAGATGGATGCGTTCGCCGCGCTGAAATGCAATCTCATCGCATTCGAAAACGACGATTTTCTTGATCTGACGGCCGAGCGGCTGGCGGCGTGGCGCGAAGTCTTTGAGGACGCGCGTCTGCGCCACATCGAGCCCGTGCCCGTCGTCCGAACCCTTAAAGACGTCATCCCGTTTCTGAAGCGCCATCCGGAAGCAGCGGTCGCCCGCACCGTGACGGAGAAGGTCCGGCTCGAAGAGGACAACTGGGCGCTGCTGTCCCACCCTAACGTCCTGGAGACGCCGGAATCGCCGATCACCGTTGTACTGAACACGAAGCCCTTTCAACAAGGCCCGGATTACGCCATCGACCGCGGCGATTTCGCATACCCATACAAGGCAACCAACGCGCCATGGCTCATCCGCGGCAACATAGGGGGGCGCATCCCCGACGGCGCGGCGGTGACGGTAACGTACGCTTATGTGCCTGTCGGCGCCGCCGATTGCGTTCCCTTTGGGGAAGGCACGGAACAGGCGTGGCTGGACATGCTCGAGACGATCAGCCGTGAGCTGAAACCCCGGTTCATCGCCGCAAGACACGATTGGCCAGGGGGCGTGTTCGAAGACCCGCGAGTTATCAAACGCAATGTTTCAAATGAGTCCGTGAAAGCACAATCCGTCCAGGCCCTCGATAAACTCGCCCGCCGGGCCGAACCTGAAGTGCGGTTGCTGGTGATTTCGGACGCGTTTCGAGGGCAGCGCTCACACGTCCGGGAATTGGCCGCGAATCTGCCCCGTACGGCGGCCTATATTCTCGAGACGGGCGAGCCCGAAACCGGCTCGCCCGAGGATGTCGCTTCGGTCCTCGAGCCGTGGCAGTCCGAAGGCCTGGAAATCTTCGGGAAGCCCCACCCCTCGGTCGCCAGCGCCTATGCCTGGGGCAGTGACGTAACGGGTTCGGAAAACCGGCTTCGGGGCTTGCTCATGCCGCTCGGGACGGGGACGGCCCCCTCGGCGGCCTTCCGCATCGCCATGCAAAAGAGCTGGGCGGCAGGGAAATGGCGCTCGGTCTGGCCAGAGGCCTTGAACGCATATTTCGAGGCGGACCTCTGGGAGCCGCAATACGGCGAGGCCGCCGCGGCCGTGGCAAGTCACATCGACCGCCGCACCCTCGCAGGCGTTACCCCCGAGAAGACGTATGACGCCTTCCGCAGCTACAAGAGCCAGCGGGGCTCGAGTCTGCCGGAAGACGACCCCCAGGTGAAGCTGGTATCCGCGCTGATGGCCAACATGACCGAGTATCTCGCGTTGGAACGGTCCTTCGACCAGAATCAAGGCTCCTCTACCCTGCAGAAGCTGGTCAGCCTCGTCCAACGGCAGACGGCCCTGGACCCGCAGGCCGATAAGGACCGGGCGCAGCGCATCATAGATACTATCAAAACGAAAGGCCTGTTCGTGCCCTCATCGATTCTTTTCGGCAGATACCTGTTGCCTTTCCGCGAAATGACGCTCATATCCGGGCACCGGCCCATCGAGATCGTCGCGGAACCGCAATACACGGACACCGAGCATACCGCCGAGGCCACGTACGATTTTCTGGCCGAGCCGGGACCTATCTGCCGGGTGGATTTCGACACGGTCGGCGCGGCCGATGTCACGCTTGAACAGAGCCGCGACGGCAAGGCGTTCTCCGCAATGCAGCAATGGACGTCAGGGCAACGCGGAGGGGTGCGCGCCCCGCTAATCCTCGATAAGCCGGTGCGCACCCGGTATCTTCGCATCACGGTCAAGGCCCCGGCGGAACAGGCCGTGTTACGAAACCCCCGCGTGTTCGCGCTGAAGGGTCCAGCGGTCGGCGTGTGCGGGCGCACCGATACGGCGCCCGTGCTGGACGGCTCATTCAAGGAGAAGTGCTGGCCGACGGAACCTCAAGCCGAGGGTTTTGTGTTGGCCGACACCAAGGTCTTCGCCGCGGCGCAAACGACATTCTGGCTTTGTGCCAGCCGCGACACTCTCTACGTTGCCGCCTACGCCCGGGAACCGCGCATGACAACCATGGCCGCGGCCAAGACTGGCCGGGACGCCTCCCTGGAGAACGACGAGCATCTCCTGGTGACCCTGCAAGCGCCCGGCGGCGTGGTCTTCGCATTCGCCGTCAACCCCTTGGGCGCGCAGTTTGACAGCCTCGAGGGCGACGCTGCATGGAACGGGGACTGGAAAGTGTTCACGGCTTCCTACGGCGAGGGCTGGGCCGCGGAGTTCGCGATTCCGTTTAAAGTCTTTGGCATTCAGCCCAAACGCGGCGAGGCGTGGCAGATGAATTTTGCCCGGTTCCGCAACAATGTTCACAAGGAACGTTCGGCATGGGCCTATGACCCGAAGACGGACCGGGTGTCCGAATGGGGTAACATGATCTTCGACTGA
- a CDS encoding alcohol dehydrogenase catalytic domain-containing protein, with protein sequence MKALVFDGKPHIADVPRPVPAPDEALVRVRYAGICNTDIEILRGYMKFKGIPGHEFVGVVEEASNQHLLGKRVVGEINCVCGACEYCQREMPHHCCARTVLGIQGRDGAFAEYLTLPEENLHLVPENVPDEIAVFTEPAAAAFRIPEQVEIDADDRIIVLGDGKLGLLAAQVLWLQAKNLVCVGKHPWKLEVLTPLCIQTRLADEPLEGGAEIVVDATGSAAGFSRALQLVRPEGVVVLKTTVAGRSEVDLSLPVINEVQIVGSRCGPFRPALEALALGTVVVKPMISATYPLDEADRALEHAQSGDAIKILLQISE encoded by the coding sequence ATGAAAGCATTGGTCTTTGATGGCAAGCCCCACATCGCTGATGTGCCCAGGCCCGTGCCCGCGCCGGACGAAGCACTCGTGCGGGTGCGATACGCCGGCATCTGCAACACGGATATCGAGATCTTGCGGGGATACATGAAATTCAAGGGCATCCCCGGACACGAGTTCGTGGGCGTGGTCGAGGAAGCATCCAACCAACATTTGCTGGGCAAACGCGTTGTGGGCGAGATCAACTGTGTGTGCGGCGCCTGCGAATACTGCCAGCGGGAAATGCCCCACCACTGCTGCGCGCGAACTGTCCTTGGCATTCAGGGCCGCGACGGTGCGTTTGCCGAATACCTCACGCTCCCAGAGGAAAACCTGCATCTAGTCCCTGAAAACGTGCCTGACGAAATCGCGGTGTTCACGGAGCCCGCCGCGGCGGCCTTTCGTATCCCCGAGCAGGTCGAAATCGATGCCGATGACCGGATCATTGTCCTCGGCGATGGCAAACTGGGCCTGCTGGCCGCCCAGGTCCTCTGGTTGCAGGCAAAGAACCTGGTGTGCGTGGGCAAACACCCCTGGAAACTGGAAGTCCTCACCCCCCTGTGCATTCAGACGCGTCTCGCGGACGAGCCGCTCGAGGGGGGCGCGGAGATCGTCGTGGATGCGACCGGTTCGGCAGCCGGGTTCAGCCGTGCTCTGCAACTGGTGCGCCCGGAAGGCGTGGTCGTGCTCAAAACGACCGTGGCCGGCCGTTCCGAAGTCGACCTGAGTCTTCCCGTGATCAACGAGGTTCAGATTGTGGGGTCTCGTTGCGGCCCGTTCCGGCCGGCACTCGAGGCACTGGCGCTCGGCACCGTCGTCGTCAAACCCATGATAAGCGCTACATATCCCCTTGACGAGGCGGACCGGGCCCTCGAACATGCCCAATCCGGCGATGCGATAAAAATCCTGCTTCAAATTTCCGAATAA
- a CDS encoding sugar phosphate isomerase/epimerase family protein: MKVGMLTCPFNNEPLTEVIDLAEDAGIPCLEVWAGPKSRHIDPATMTATKARRIAADLTERGIEISSLAYYTMDLTQPRLTRKVQAHAKKCIDAAASLKVPVVCMLAGGPAPGMTKLETIRKVLPQAFRPILAHARKKGIKIALENYFATCLQGLDTFEAMFEAIPDDNFGLNYDPSHLYHMECDYLAPIAMFPNRLFHTHAKDTLVDKAARAYVGIYGTGWWRYVIPGFGNINWGEYVSHLRQNGYDGVLSIEHEDSTQSPEEGFMRGAAYLEQFC; this comes from the coding sequence ATGAAAGTTGGAATGCTGACCTGTCCTTTCAATAATGAACCCCTGACAGAGGTGATCGATTTGGCTGAAGACGCGGGGATTCCCTGCCTGGAAGTCTGGGCCGGACCCAAGAGCAGGCACATCGACCCCGCCACGATGACTGCCACGAAAGCGCGGAGGATCGCGGCAGACCTTACCGAACGGGGCATCGAGATCAGTTCTCTCGCGTACTACACGATGGACCTGACCCAGCCCAGGCTCACGCGGAAAGTGCAGGCCCACGCCAAGAAGTGCATTGATGCCGCGGCCTCGTTGAAGGTTCCGGTGGTCTGTATGCTCGCGGGCGGACCGGCTCCGGGGATGACCAAGCTCGAAACCATTCGCAAGGTCTTGCCGCAAGCGTTCAGGCCGATCCTGGCTCACGCCCGCAAGAAGGGCATCAAGATCGCCCTCGAAAACTATTTCGCCACCTGCTTGCAGGGATTGGATACCTTTGAAGCGATGTTCGAGGCCATACCCGATGACAATTTCGGATTGAATTACGATCCCAGCCACCTCTACCACATGGAATGCGACTATCTGGCGCCCATCGCGATGTTTCCAAACCGGCTCTTTCATACCCATGCCAAGGATACGCTGGTCGACAAGGCCGCCCGGGCCTATGTCGGCATTTACGGGACGGGCTGGTGGCGCTATGTGATTCCCGGGTTCGGCAACATCAATTGGGGCGAATACGTCAGCCATCTCCGCCAGAACGGCTACGACGGCGTACTGAGCATCGAGCACGAAGACAGCACCCAATCGCCCGAAGAAGGCTTCATGCGGGGCGCGGCATACCTCGAACAATTCTGTTGA
- a CDS encoding glycosyltransferase family 9 protein: MTQRLLVVHTGGIGDFLLCCPSIQALSRTFRVELLGRPDRLALAIEAGIADKAHDIGAVGFESLFAAPNAAITSFLSGFAAAVVWMRDDDGALKRSLRSCGVPDAQVFPGLPPDDWDSHASEYYVKQLGLDAREPFRLALAGADRDLDVVVHPGSGGNRKNWPMDRFLSLTEQLQALGRRVHWCLGPAEEHIRVPSGAERLATSCLTELARRLSCARAYVGNDSGITHLAAACGVPTTAIFGPTDPQVWAPRGRHVRAVQGEPWPGVEAVLRSLIIV, encoded by the coding sequence ATGACGCAGCGTCTGCTGGTAGTTCACACAGGCGGCATCGGAGATTTTCTTCTCTGCTGCCCTTCGATTCAGGCCCTTTCCCGCACGTTTCGGGTGGAATTGTTGGGCCGTCCGGACCGCCTCGCGCTGGCGATAGAGGCCGGGATTGCCGACAAGGCGCACGATATCGGCGCGGTCGGGTTCGAGTCTCTGTTTGCGGCCCCGAACGCTGCCATCACGTCGTTCCTCTCAGGTTTCGCGGCGGCCGTAGTCTGGATGCGCGATGATGATGGCGCGTTGAAGCGTTCCTTGCGGTCCTGCGGGGTCCCAGACGCGCAAGTCTTCCCCGGTCTCCCGCCCGACGATTGGGACAGCCACGCCTCCGAGTATTACGTGAAACAGCTCGGGCTGGATGCCCGTGAGCCTTTCCGATTGGCCCTCGCTGGCGCAGACCGGGATTTGGACGTCGTTGTTCATCCCGGCAGCGGAGGAAACAGGAAGAATTGGCCCATGGACCGCTTTCTGTCGCTCACGGAGCAATTGCAGGCTCTTGGCAGGCGCGTTCATTGGTGTCTGGGACCCGCGGAAGAACATATTCGCGTGCCTTCGGGCGCGGAGAGGCTGGCCACATCGTGCCTGACGGAACTGGCCCGCCGGTTGTCGTGCGCGCGGGCCTATGTGGGCAACGACAGCGGCATTACCCATCTCGCTGCGGCGTGCGGCGTGCCAACAACGGCCATATTCGGTCCAACTGACCCCCAGGTGTGGGCGCCGCGAGGCCGTCACGTGAGGGCTGTACAGGGTGAGCCCTGGCCCGGCGTGGAAGCCGTCTTGCGGTCCCTGATAATCGTATGA
- a CDS encoding DUF1080 domain-containing protein — translation MRRMFVLMMACAFVLAPAVSMAQENAAAEPAKEEGKEKTDGTSEATPYVLFNGKDFGGWKLFIPDENVDPATVWTVRDGVVHCTGEPAGYMRTKKKFSNYKLTFEWRWPEKAGNSGCLLHISGEDKVWPKSIESQLHSGDAGDFWVIDGTDFKEHKPSNPDDRRVPKMNDSNEKPLGEWNKKEVICSENTIKVYVNGLLQNAATETTVKEGRIGFQSEGAPIEFRNIMLWPVPEEHQEKKPEEGEKKEGN, via the coding sequence ATGCGTCGTATGTTCGTTCTGATGATGGCATGCGCGTTCGTTCTTGCTCCCGCGGTTTCGATGGCGCAGGAAAACGCCGCCGCGGAACCGGCCAAAGAGGAAGGAAAAGAAAAGACTGACGGCACGTCCGAAGCCACTCCCTATGTCCTGTTCAACGGGAAGGATTTCGGGGGCTGGAAATTATTCATCCCGGACGAGAATGTCGACCCCGCCACCGTCTGGACGGTAAGAGACGGGGTGGTCCACTGCACCGGGGAACCGGCCGGGTATATGCGTACGAAAAAGAAGTTTTCAAATTACAAGCTGACCTTCGAGTGGCGATGGCCCGAGAAGGCCGGCAACAGCGGCTGCCTCCTGCACATCAGCGGCGAAGATAAGGTGTGGCCCAAAAGCATCGAATCGCAGTTGCACAGTGGCGACGCCGGCGACTTCTGGGTCATCGATGGCACCGATTTCAAGGAGCACAAACCGAGCAACCCGGACGACCGGCGCGTCCCCAAGATGAACGACAGTAATGAGAAGCCCCTGGGCGAATGGAACAAGAAAGAGGTCATCTGCTCCGAAAACACCATCAAGGTCTACGTGAACGGCCTGCTCCAGAACGCCGCCACGGAGACTACCGTGAAAGAGGGGCGCATCGGATTCCAGAGCGAGGGCGCTCCCATCGAATTCCGCAACATCATGCTCTGGCCCGTCCCCGAGGAACACCAGGAAAAGAAACCTGAGGAAGGCGAGAAGAAGGAAGGCAACTGA
- a CDS encoding 2-dehydropantoate 2-reductase N-terminal domain-containing protein — protein sequence MRFLILGTGAVGQLYGGFLHRAGHNVTFLTRPERLAEFQERGMTLVPEAGQQGSPFVISDARFIDRLESMDDVDCVYICVRAEQREEALATFKPFDCSRKSVIITFPAWRPALDPWRAVFGNCHYMYPGIMALYRGRAVAYKLGKTKIAPLFDTPVRESEALCATMLKAGFPAKMDKALPRRFQTIIAMGFPMLAAISRHQYDPKPFAHDAPLVRLAAQGAKEGLAALKASGEPLSGMGHAARMMPSFLIAACLSWIAAGLSGFVREMLEVHFTKIHRQTILLLNELAALPGANRAAHPAIDELLRRAG from the coding sequence ATGCGGTTTCTCATTTTGGGCACGGGCGCCGTGGGGCAGTTGTATGGAGGATTCCTCCATCGCGCAGGTCATAACGTCACGTTCCTGACCCGTCCGGAAAGGCTCGCGGAATTCCAGGAAAGAGGCATGACCCTTGTGCCCGAGGCCGGCCAGCAAGGTTCGCCCTTCGTCATCTCTGACGCGCGCTTCATAGACCGTCTCGAGAGTATGGACGACGTTGATTGCGTGTATATCTGCGTGCGCGCCGAGCAACGGGAGGAGGCCCTGGCAACCTTCAAACCCTTCGATTGCAGCCGAAAAAGCGTGATCATCACGTTTCCGGCATGGCGCCCTGCCCTCGACCCCTGGCGGGCAGTGTTCGGCAACTGCCACTACATGTATCCCGGCATCATGGCGCTGTACCGGGGCCGCGCCGTGGCCTACAAACTCGGCAAAACCAAGATAGCCCCGCTTTTTGACACTCCCGTAAGAGAGTCTGAGGCCCTGTGCGCAACCATGCTGAAAGCCGGGTTTCCAGCGAAGATGGACAAGGCCCTGCCGCGCAGGTTCCAGACCATCATCGCCATGGGGTTTCCGATGCTCGCGGCCATTTCCAGGCACCAATACGACCCGAAACCTTTCGCGCACGATGCCCCTCTGGTACGCCTTGCCGCACAGGGCGCCAAGGAAGGATTGGCCGCTCTGAAGGCCTCGGGCGAGCCGCTGTCCGGTATGGGGCATGCCGCGCGCATGATGCCCTCGTTCCTGATTGCTGCGTGCCTTTCCTGGATCGCCGCCGGGCTCTCAGGCTTTGTGCGTGAAATGCTGGAGGTCCATTTTACGAAGATTCACCGTCAAACCATCCTGCTTCTCAACGAGCTGGCGGCGTTGCCCGGCGCCAACAGGGCGGCCCATCCTGCCATCGACGAACTGCTGCGCCGCGCGGGGTAG
- a CDS encoding DNA-processing protein DprA: MGEYAQTGIEDAAALLALSLTPGIGQESVRLVLESANRAGKALCDLLALPLREMVMVLPARRDALAKRITEQTPALRETARRLVTEVIGHGGGFLALTDPRYPQTLRTSLRGSAPPLLFFEGDPGLLSSPAIAVVGTRTPSQTGRTVAAGMARFAAKSRAVLVSGAAEGIDTEAHRIALDEGGMTIAVLPQGLLRYTPPEYLRRALAERRALLVSQFPPDLPWQRYAAVTRNNVIAGQARLVLVVEPRKQGGSVRTGLAARLQGKTVAVWQQDASGLAHVMAGAGCVNLGGQSGVRLERELHGLWRQSEALEAQPGELWLTS; encoded by the coding sequence ATGGGGGAATATGCGCAAACCGGTATTGAAGACGCTGCCGCCCTCCTGGCGTTGTCATTGACGCCGGGCATCGGGCAAGAATCGGTGCGCCTCGTCCTTGAATCAGCGAATCGGGCGGGGAAGGCTCTTTGCGACCTGCTCGCACTGCCCCTGCGCGAGATGGTCATGGTGCTCCCGGCGCGGCGCGACGCGCTCGCCAAACGCATCACGGAGCAGACCCCTGCCCTGCGCGAAACCGCGCGCCGGCTGGTGACGGAGGTCATTGGCCACGGCGGGGGATTTCTTGCCCTAACCGATCCCCGTTACCCGCAGACGCTGCGCACAAGCTTGCGAGGGAGTGCGCCGCCGCTGCTGTTTTTTGAGGGAGATCCCGGGTTGCTGTCGAGCCCGGCAATCGCCGTTGTGGGCACCCGGACACCCTCACAAACCGGGAGAACCGTTGCAGCCGGCATGGCGCGTTTTGCGGCGAAATCACGAGCAGTGCTTGTAAGTGGGGCCGCCGAAGGCATCGATACGGAAGCTCATCGCATTGCCCTCGACGAAGGCGGCATGACTATCGCCGTGTTGCCGCAAGGTCTCTTGAGATACACCCCTCCTGAATACCTGCGTCGCGCCCTTGCGGAGAGGCGGGCGCTCTTGGTCAGCCAGTTCCCGCCCGATTTGCCCTGGCAACGCTATGCCGCGGTCACGCGAAACAACGTGATCGCCGGGCAGGCGCGGCTGGTCCTTGTTGTCGAACCGCGAAAACAGGGCGGGAGCGTGCGAACGGGTCTTGCGGCCCGTCTCCAGGGAAAGACCGTCGCGGTGTGGCAACAAGACGCCAGTGGTCTGGCCCACGTGATGGCCGGTGCGGGTTGTGTGAACCTTGGCGGCCAATCCGGCGTCCGGCTGGAGCGAGAACTCCACGGGCTGTGGCGTCAGTCAGAAGCCCTCGAGGCGCAGCCAGGAGAGCTTTGGCTGACATCGTGA